A single region of the Opitutus sp. genome encodes:
- the recR gene encoding recombination protein RecR — MTPAFERLQQQLKQLPGVGYRSAERIALHLLVGKPEALPVLIQALEEATRSVRRCQRCGNLAEAEHCAICDDERRDQRVVCVVENVPDLVALERSGAYRGVYHVLHGKLSPIHGVGPAELNLTTLLSRAQAGEVRELILALSNDVEGEATCHYLTEHLPAGTSTPVQVTRIGFGLPSGGGVLYADSVTLKSALDARREYS; from the coding sequence ATGACCCCCGCCTTCGAACGACTCCAACAGCAGCTCAAGCAGTTACCCGGCGTGGGCTACCGGTCGGCCGAGCGCATCGCCCTGCACCTGCTGGTGGGAAAACCCGAGGCGCTGCCGGTGTTGATCCAAGCGCTCGAGGAAGCGACCCGCAGTGTGCGCCGCTGCCAGCGCTGCGGGAACTTGGCCGAGGCCGAGCACTGCGCGATTTGCGACGACGAACGGCGCGACCAGCGCGTGGTTTGTGTGGTTGAAAACGTGCCCGATTTGGTGGCGCTGGAACGCTCGGGAGCGTACCGCGGGGTTTACCATGTGTTACACGGCAAACTCTCGCCGATCCACGGCGTGGGGCCGGCTGAGCTCAACCTAACGACGCTGCTGAGCCGCGCCCAAGCGGGCGAAGTGCGCGAGCTGATTTTGGCGCTGTCCAACGACGTCGAGGGGGAGGCGACCTGCCATTACCTGACCGAGCACCTACCGGCAGGAACCAGCACACCCGTCCAAGTGACTCGCATAGGTTTCGGGCTACCGAGTGGAGGCGGGGTGTTGTACGCGGATTCGGTGACGCTAAAAAGCGCGTTAGATGCGCGGCGTGAATATTCGTGA
- a CDS encoding site-specific integrase — translation MSQAPQFVISEFTNPSGEIVFRLTGWLDGKRIRKNFPSRAEASAERQTMEIQQIQSATGVRTAATRLSDEQLHEAESAFQRLTDAPKSLSFYLDYALTNYRAPEREITIEAAATAYLATKQQEHDRGMLSPCQLKDIRIRLVNLKQAFPRKMLATLTREAVAAHCMRGKPSPKTFNNRRGVLFTFFKYAYYQDWLAVNPLEKVPHLRIGHRRGSAKTLTAEKCEKLMRYIETFEGGVFVPYFCLCLFAGIRPSILVGEISKLRPESIHLETGAIMIEPEVSKVRMKRNVTIQPNLAAWLRAYPLSRFPIIPKNSTNLRRGIAEKFDLSHDIMRHTFISMHVAKYRSMGEAALQAGNSESIIRKHYLDLKTPAEADQFFGILPTPVATAATSPVATATVTPTETSPLPIAA, via the coding sequence ATGTCCCAGGCTCCTCAGTTCGTCATTTCCGAATTCACGAATCCCTCAGGGGAAATCGTTTTCCGCCTCACCGGCTGGCTCGACGGCAAGCGCATCCGCAAGAACTTCCCGTCCCGCGCCGAGGCCTCCGCCGAGCGCCAGACGATGGAAATTCAACAGATCCAGTCGGCCACCGGCGTGCGCACTGCGGCCACCCGTCTGTCCGACGAGCAGTTACACGAAGCCGAGTCCGCCTTTCAGCGCCTCACCGATGCGCCCAAGTCGCTCTCGTTCTATTTGGATTATGCGCTGACCAACTACCGCGCCCCTGAACGCGAGATCACCATCGAGGCCGCCGCCACCGCCTACCTGGCGACCAAACAACAGGAACACGACCGCGGCATGCTTTCGCCCTGCCAGCTCAAGGACATCCGCATCCGCTTGGTGAACCTCAAACAGGCCTTTCCCAGAAAAATGCTCGCCACCCTCACCCGCGAGGCCGTCGCCGCCCATTGCATGCGAGGCAAACCCAGCCCCAAGACCTTCAACAACCGCCGAGGGGTGCTCTTCACCTTTTTCAAGTATGCCTACTACCAAGACTGGTTGGCGGTTAACCCCTTAGAAAAAGTCCCCCACCTACGCATCGGCCACCGACGCGGCTCGGCCAAGACCCTCACCGCTGAGAAATGCGAAAAGCTCATGCGCTACATCGAGACCTTCGAAGGCGGCGTGTTTGTCCCCTACTTCTGCCTCTGCCTGTTTGCCGGCATCCGCCCCAGTATCCTCGTCGGCGAAATTTCCAAACTCCGCCCGGAGAGCATCCACCTCGAAACCGGCGCGATTATGATCGAGCCCGAGGTGTCCAAGGTCCGCATGAAACGCAACGTCACCATCCAGCCCAACCTCGCCGCCTGGCTGCGTGCCTACCCGCTCTCGCGCTTTCCGATCATCCCCAAAAACTCCACCAACCTGCGGCGTGGCATCGCCGAAAAGTTCGACCTGTCCCACGACATCATGCGCCACACGTTCATCTCCATGCACGTGGCCAAATACCGTTCGATGGGCGAGGCGGCACTGCAGGCGGGCAACTCCGAGAGCATCATCCGCAAGCACTACCTCGACCTCAAAACCCCCGCCGAGGCCGATCAGTTCTTCGGCATCCTGCCGACGCCGGTCGCTACCGCCGCCACTTCACCCGTCGCCACCGCCACGGTCACGCCGACCGAAACGAGCCCCCTGCCCATTGCAGCCTAG
- a CDS encoding BrnT family toxin: MLPDFSKLTGFDWDGGNTDKNPGKHHIGNEEAEEVFFRAPVVMDATRPEDEEPRWFIFGHSERGRVLRIVFTIRGHKIRVISARPASRKERIQYEKVC; encoded by the coding sequence ATGCTCCCCGACTTCTCAAAACTAACCGGCTTTGATTGGGACGGGGGCAACACCGACAAAAACCCCGGAAAGCACCACATCGGCAACGAAGAGGCCGAGGAGGTGTTTTTTCGAGCCCCCGTCGTCATGGACGCCACCCGACCCGAGGACGAAGAACCTCGCTGGTTTATCTTTGGCCACAGTGAACGCGGGCGCGTGCTCCGCATCGTCTTCACGATCCGAGGCCACAAAATCCGCGTCATCTCCGCCCGCCCCGCCAGTCGCAAAGAAAGAATCCAATATGAAAAAGTTTGTTAA
- a CDS encoding endonuclease/exonuclease/phosphatase family protein, which produces MIPSLLRLFALMLALASSLSAALKIGTLNCFFLVDPARPAEGRLSDKAPPPEIYETKIENLAGLITGLDVVGIQEVGSEREAKALASKAGYRARFVQGKDTFTGQDVATLVSPRPSLVVLGATRVRELENLSKHLLVTLVESGTRYAILNVHLIRPIGRNAEKHSQQLAAISAWVAEVKAREPATVIVVLGDFNDPSPNLLPLADSAVATGFTPTHLDKKPFDRIFTTGVIEQVIVVRPPYPKRPNDTLKAEWTDHYLLKAMVEF; this is translated from the coding sequence ATGATCCCGTCGCTCCTCCGCCTCTTCGCCTTGATGCTGGCACTGGCCAGCTCGCTTTCAGCGGCGCTCAAAATCGGCACGCTCAATTGCTTCTTCCTGGTTGATCCGGCTCGACCGGCCGAAGGACGCTTGAGCGACAAGGCTCCGCCCCCTGAAATCTACGAGACGAAGATTGAGAATCTTGCGGGCCTCATCACGGGTCTCGACGTGGTGGGCATCCAAGAGGTCGGAAGCGAGCGGGAGGCCAAGGCGCTCGCCAGCAAAGCCGGATACCGCGCCCGCTTTGTCCAAGGCAAAGACACCTTCACCGGCCAGGATGTCGCCACGTTGGTTTCACCACGGCCGAGTCTTGTGGTGCTTGGTGCAACCCGCGTCCGCGAGCTGGAAAACCTCTCGAAGCACCTGCTTGTCACTCTCGTGGAGTCGGGAACCCGCTACGCCATTCTCAATGTTCACCTCATCCGGCCCATCGGCAGGAATGCGGAAAAACACAGCCAGCAACTCGCCGCCATCTCCGCTTGGGTGGCGGAGGTGAAAGCACGTGAACCGGCCACGGTGATTGTCGTTCTCGGGGATTTTAATGACCCGTCGCCCAACCTTCTACCACTCGCTGATTCCGCAGTGGCCACCGGATTCACGCCTACCCATTTGGACAAAAAGCCCTTCGACCGCATTTTCACCACCGGCGTCATTGAGCAGGTGATTGTGGTTCGCCCGCCCTATCCCAAGCGCCCCAACGACACGCTCAAAGCGGAGTGGACTGATCACTACCTGCTAAAGGCCATGGTGGAGTTCTGA
- a CDS encoding helix-turn-helix transcriptional regulator has product MNITPFGDGEALERLGTRLKRARLRRNQTQQQLAELAGVTRSTYAKLEAGDGSVQLQVLARVLGLLGLVDGLGELVPDIAPPVDFDTVERLARRQRARPGKPVGESP; this is encoded by the coding sequence ATGAACATTACACCATTTGGAGACGGTGAGGCGCTGGAACGCTTAGGCACGCGCCTCAAGCGGGCCCGGCTACGTCGCAACCAAACCCAGCAGCAATTAGCCGAACTCGCGGGCGTCACCCGTAGCACCTACGCAAAATTAGAGGCGGGCGATGGCAGCGTCCAGTTACAGGTATTGGCTCGGGTGCTCGGCCTGTTGGGGCTGGTCGATGGGCTCGGGGAACTTGTGCCGGACATCGCACCACCGGTTGATTTCGATACGGTCGAGCGCCTCGCCCGCAGGCAGCGAGCCCGTCCCGGAAAGCCAGTCGGAGAGTCTCCATGA
- a CDS encoding type II toxin-antitoxin system HipA family toxin: MKTKTRTEPHRLNVVWPDGRIVGELLHSGPIYFRYTPEWIATGHNLSPLKLSFDTQAVNAHDSEDGVPGLISDALPDSWGRRVAETVFARSSLGRPTTFKLLAWVGARGLGCIGFAPSMEVADRASVLERIQASALAREARAVQEGDLKTLMPHLMASGGITGGGAQPKVLVVAQADNTLRIRGEVTSLAAGEKAALLKLDVSGQSRHRAELAYLAMAARAGIPVPAARLLTDENGRDHLLIERFDVSAQGNRRHFQSLSGLLHRPKAGLDYADLFVACTRLACPRADLLAAARRLLFNLIAGNQDDHGKNHAFIYDESTRTWRLAPAFDLTHSPGLDRGMKIAGEVVPEWARLEAWLKAGGIKPLEITEAREAVHCAVESWPEIARAHGVPSAQINEIASTHTRIAGLVGSDILTP, translated from the coding sequence ATGAAAACAAAAACCCGCACAGAGCCGCACCGACTGAACGTCGTCTGGCCGGATGGTCGTATCGTCGGCGAGTTACTCCACTCCGGCCCGATCTACTTCCGCTATACGCCTGAGTGGATTGCCACCGGCCACAACCTGTCGCCGCTCAAGCTCTCCTTCGACACCCAGGCGGTGAATGCCCACGACAGCGAGGACGGCGTACCGGGACTCATCTCCGACGCCCTACCCGATTCATGGGGACGACGGGTAGCGGAAACCGTCTTTGCGCGCTCCAGCTTGGGCCGGCCGACGACCTTCAAACTCCTCGCGTGGGTCGGCGCACGCGGGCTCGGCTGCATCGGTTTCGCTCCATCCATGGAAGTGGCTGATCGGGCGTCCGTCCTTGAACGTATCCAAGCCTCGGCGTTGGCCCGCGAAGCCCGCGCCGTGCAGGAGGGTGATCTGAAGACCCTCATGCCGCACCTGATGGCGAGCGGTGGCATTACCGGTGGTGGTGCACAGCCCAAGGTGCTCGTGGTCGCCCAAGCCGACAACACGCTGCGTATTCGCGGTGAGGTTACCTCGCTGGCTGCCGGTGAGAAAGCGGCCTTGCTCAAACTCGATGTGAGTGGCCAGTCCCGGCACCGCGCCGAACTCGCCTACCTTGCGATGGCCGCACGCGCCGGGATCCCCGTGCCAGCAGCGCGCCTGCTCACCGACGAAAACGGGCGCGACCACCTGCTCATCGAGCGCTTCGACGTGAGTGCCCAAGGCAACCGCCGCCACTTCCAGAGCCTCTCCGGGTTATTGCATCGGCCCAAAGCGGGACTCGATTACGCCGATCTTTTTGTCGCCTGCACCCGCCTCGCCTGCCCTCGGGCCGACCTGTTGGCTGCCGCGAGACGACTCCTGTTTAACCTCATCGCCGGTAACCAAGACGACCACGGTAAGAACCACGCCTTCATCTACGACGAGAGCACGCGCACCTGGCGTCTCGCCCCCGCCTTTGACCTCACGCATTCGCCCGGCTTGGACCGAGGCATGAAAATTGCCGGTGAGGTCGTCCCTGAATGGGCGCGACTGGAGGCATGGCTAAAAGCAGGCGGTATCAAGCCACTGGAGATCACTGAGGCACGGGAGGCGGTGCACTGCGCCGTGGAAAGCTGGCCCGAAATCGCCCGCGCCCACGGGGTTCCATCCGCTCAGATCAACGAGATCGCCTCCACCCATACGCGGATCGCGGGACTGGTAGGCTCAGACATCCTGACTCCATGA
- a CDS encoding ankyrin repeat domain-containing protein produces MLTPFKMSACTLPRLTLFALAGPLLLVAGYSMPETPAQPPLPKAVNESDAPLPVPVSSVAQIARERLAAGEQNIAEALLASACAVNDAPPDVIFLNSVCLRSRFQTKEALRGWYHLVVHAPDSPQGQVAACIIGQDLATNLPTRLHYFSGLMVVACMHPDDPMIQWMAAVMARDLTRDTDSPMSHATRQRIVAYGIERYRSVLTQFAPGPGPTLVHQTFANLLSAMEDHTTALQHYRIVMEREPKPWSLYAAAGSLRDLGQWTEALRLCDAALAQDPSHEGAQKVRAECLWALDRNEEALALWISRMPDYSAGNCSYYGELALAAGYLPQARIFLEQAVQLDPKHQVAAIRLARLNVHEGAPGASAALAKLGTLDWRGLHVPVGKLSPDADNSPWFTALDSGDITAVRERLATTPIETRSTTDQASALMIAARCGWTELIPVLLAAGAQLDAQDANRDTALHYAAQFKQHACVQLLLNAGANPNLLDKWGQSPLTMSVSSYQWKTARLLINHPGIDLNVCANNRGTALHTAAGYGQTDIVRTLLAHHAEFNRASPQTGTTPLMMTCTEWHHPDALTVLLEAGAEVNQQDRQGRTALRRAIQPFPAPQLTDGLLRHGADPLIADQSGITPLAAAHLLGYGELATRMEATLKTPAPALPWNLPLLTRPADPTNAEALGNAFTLPIALSHGLSLEPARTLPPEKAGKQARDALWSQFALADATAFKAALLATDRLLPLNHTGQLVTLVDGQFPRFAAGLERLLNRVFYVGRSASVTPLAWRKSHLIYLARLGAAAGYLPANEAEEIAAAATETLRGSFTSWTEFADSFIFGAVQYAGWEHTRHEHLCRLLLGCPELTTPWQNTIWRPTPVGSDPVAPGGPVHIPVTYIAP; encoded by the coding sequence ATGCTTACCCCCTTCAAAATGAGTGCCTGCACCCTGCCTCGGTTGACGCTGTTTGCCCTCGCCGGGCCGCTGCTACTGGTGGCCGGCTATTCGATGCCGGAAACCCCAGCGCAGCCGCCGCTCCCGAAGGCCGTGAACGAGTCCGATGCGCCGCTCCCGGTGCCGGTCTCCTCTGTGGCCCAGATCGCTCGCGAGCGCTTGGCGGCGGGTGAGCAAAACATTGCCGAAGCCCTGCTGGCTTCTGCTTGCGCGGTCAACGACGCGCCCCCGGATGTCATTTTTCTTAATAGTGTCTGTTTGCGCAGCCGCTTTCAGACCAAAGAAGCATTGCGTGGCTGGTACCATCTGGTGGTCCACGCACCCGATAGCCCCCAGGGCCAGGTCGCTGCCTGTATCATAGGTCAAGATCTGGCGACCAACCTGCCGACCCGGTTGCACTATTTCAGTGGCTTGATGGTGGTGGCCTGTATGCACCCCGACGACCCCATGATCCAGTGGATGGCCGCGGTGATGGCGCGCGATCTGACTCGTGACACCGATTCCCCTATGTCTCATGCGACGCGCCAACGCATTGTCGCCTACGGGATCGAGCGCTATCGCTCCGTGCTCACCCAGTTTGCACCCGGGCCCGGCCCCACGCTGGTCCACCAAACCTTCGCCAACCTGCTCTCGGCGATGGAAGACCACACCACGGCCTTGCAGCACTACCGCATCGTGATGGAGCGAGAGCCTAAACCGTGGTCGCTGTACGCCGCCGCTGGAAGTTTGCGCGACCTCGGCCAGTGGACTGAAGCCCTCCGCCTGTGCGATGCCGCGCTGGCTCAAGACCCAAGCCACGAGGGCGCTCAAAAGGTTCGCGCCGAATGCCTTTGGGCGCTGGATCGCAACGAGGAGGCGCTCGCGTTGTGGATCTCCCGCATGCCGGATTATAGCGCCGGTAATTGTAGTTATTACGGCGAACTGGCACTGGCCGCCGGCTACCTGCCCCAGGCCCGCATCTTTCTAGAACAAGCCGTGCAACTTGACCCCAAGCACCAGGTCGCCGCCATCCGGCTCGCCCGTTTGAACGTCCATGAAGGTGCGCCGGGTGCCAGTGCGGCGTTGGCTAAATTAGGTACCCTCGATTGGCGCGGCCTGCACGTCCCCGTCGGCAAGCTCTCACCCGACGCCGACAACAGCCCTTGGTTTACCGCCCTCGACAGTGGCGATATCACCGCCGTGCGCGAACGGCTCGCCACCACCCCGATCGAAACCCGCAGTACGACCGATCAGGCGAGCGCTCTCATGATTGCCGCCCGCTGTGGCTGGACGGAGCTGATCCCGGTGCTGCTGGCCGCCGGGGCTCAACTCGATGCGCAGGATGCCAACCGCGACACCGCGCTTCACTATGCTGCGCAATTCAAGCAACACGCCTGCGTGCAACTGCTGCTGAATGCCGGGGCCAATCCCAACCTGTTGGACAAATGGGGCCAGTCTCCGCTCACCATGTCGGTGAGTTCTTATCAGTGGAAAACTGCCCGCCTGCTGATTAACCACCCGGGGATCGACCTGAATGTGTGCGCCAATAACCGCGGCACCGCCCTGCATACCGCCGCCGGTTATGGGCAGACGGATATTGTTCGCACCCTGCTTGCGCACCACGCCGAGTTTAATCGCGCCAGTCCGCAGACCGGCACCACCCCGCTCATGATGACCTGCACGGAGTGGCACCACCCCGATGCGCTCACGGTTCTGCTGGAGGCTGGCGCTGAGGTGAATCAGCAAGACCGCCAGGGCCGCACCGCGCTGCGACGCGCCATCCAACCCTTCCCCGCCCCGCAACTCACCGACGGCCTACTGCGCCATGGGGCAGACCCGCTGATTGCCGACCAGTCCGGCATCACCCCGCTGGCCGCCGCGCACCTGCTCGGCTATGGCGAACTCGCCACGCGCATGGAGGCCACCTTAAAAACCCCGGCCCCGGCATTGCCCTGGAATTTACCCCTGCTGACCCGCCCTGCCGATCCGACTAACGCCGAGGCCCTGGGCAACGCCTTTACCTTGCCCATCGCGCTCAGCCACGGACTGTCGCTAGAACCCGCTCGTACCTTGCCGCCTGAAAAGGCCGGAAAACAGGCGCGCGACGCCCTTTGGTCCCAATTCGCGCTCGCCGACGCCACCGCCTTCAAGGCCGCTCTGCTCGCGACCGACCGCCTGCTTCCGCTCAACCACACTGGCCAATTGGTGACCCTTGTCGACGGACAGTTTCCCCGATTCGCCGCTGGCTTGGAGCGCCTGCTCAATCGGGTGTTTTACGTAGGGCGGTCAGCCTCGGTCACACCGCTGGCCTGGCGTAAGAGTCACCTTATCTACTTGGCCCGCCTTGGTGCCGCCGCCGGCTACTTGCCGGCTAACGAAGCTGAGGAAATCGCCGCCGCCGCAACCGAAACGCTGCGCGGCAGTTTCACATCCTGGACCGAGTTTGCTGACAGTTTTATCTTCGGTGCGGTCCAATACGCCGGCTGGGAACACACACGCCACGAACACCTCTGCCGGCTCCTGTTGGGTTGTCCGGAGTTAACCACCCCTTGGCAGAACACGATTTGGCGGCCCACCCCGGTCGGTTCCGATCCCGTAGCGCCGGGAGGCCCCGTGCATATTCCGGTAACCTACATCGCGCCCTGA
- a CDS encoding ROK family protein translates to MNLYHDSRIVMTLDAGGTNFRFAATRGGKPVTETVALPSNGADLQQCLDNLIIGFSRVKALCPEPPSAISFAFPGPADYPNGIIGDLHNLPGFRGGVAIGPMLQDKFGIPVYINNDADLFVYGEAIGGLLPHVNSLLEKAGSSKRYKNLFGITLGTGFGAGIVRNGELFTGDNSMAGEIHSLRNKMHPSMDAEEGACIRAVRRVFAEKTGIPFEQSPEPKDIYAIACGQQPGNQAAAKEAFRCLGEVAGDALANALTLIDGLAVIGGGVSGAWPLFLPALVDEVNSNYTGVGGKTYRRLNQPTFNLEDPAQLETFLKGESRIIKVPGSERLLQYDPLQRLGVGMSRLGTSEAVALGAYAFALQQLG, encoded by the coding sequence ATGAACCTATATCACGACTCACGCATCGTCATGACGCTCGACGCGGGCGGCACGAACTTCCGCTTCGCCGCCACGCGCGGCGGCAAGCCCGTCACCGAAACAGTCGCCCTGCCCTCCAACGGCGCGGATTTACAGCAGTGCCTGGACAACCTGATCATCGGCTTTTCGCGCGTGAAAGCGCTCTGCCCCGAGCCCCCGTCGGCCATCAGCTTCGCCTTCCCCGGGCCGGCCGACTACCCGAACGGCATCATCGGCGATTTGCACAACCTGCCCGGCTTCCGCGGCGGCGTGGCGATCGGCCCGATGCTCCAGGACAAATTCGGCATCCCTGTTTATATTAACAACGACGCCGACCTCTTCGTCTATGGCGAGGCGATCGGCGGCTTGCTCCCCCACGTGAACTCCCTGCTGGAAAAAGCCGGCAGCTCGAAGCGTTACAAAAACCTCTTTGGCATCACCCTGGGCACCGGCTTCGGCGCTGGCATCGTGCGCAACGGCGAACTGTTTACAGGCGACAACTCCATGGCCGGGGAAATCCACTCCCTGCGCAACAAAATGCACCCGTCCATGGATGCCGAAGAGGGCGCATGCATCCGCGCCGTGCGCCGCGTCTTTGCCGAAAAAACCGGCATTCCCTTTGAGCAATCCCCTGAGCCCAAGGACATCTACGCGATCGCTTGCGGCCAACAGCCCGGCAACCAGGCTGCCGCCAAGGAAGCCTTCCGCTGCCTCGGCGAAGTGGCCGGCGATGCCTTGGCCAACGCCCTCACGCTCATCGACGGCCTCGCCGTGATCGGCGGCGGCGTCTCAGGCGCGTGGCCGCTGTTCCTGCCGGCGTTGGTAGACGAGGTAAATTCCAACTACACCGGAGTGGGCGGCAAAACCTACCGCCGCCTCAACCAGCCCACGTTCAACCTCGAAGACCCCGCGCAGCTTGAGACCTTCCTCAAGGGCGAGTCTCGTATCATCAAGGTGCCGGGCAGCGAGCGCCTCCTGCAATACGACCCGTTGCAACGACTCGGCGTGGGCATGTCGCGCCTAGGAACCAGCGAGGCCGTCGCCCTCGGTGCGTACGCCTTCGCCCTGCAGCAGCTCGGCTGA